A window of the Teredinibacter franksiae genome harbors these coding sequences:
- a CDS encoding accessory factor UbiK family protein produces the protein MIDQLAKQIFNDINQKASQFSENQDQASSQVRAIIESALRKLNLVTRDEFDAQQAVLLRTREKLEQLESRLAEFEKAHSPDS, from the coding sequence ATGATCGACCAACTCGCCAAGCAAATTTTCAACGACATCAACCAAAAAGCCAGCCAATTTTCCGAAAATCAAGACCAAGCCTCTTCGCAGGTTCGCGCTATTATCGAATCCGCCCTGCGGAAGCTGAACCTGGTTACCCGAGATGAATTCGATGCACAGCAGGCTGTACTGCTGAGAACCCGAGAAAAACTTGAGCAGCTCGAATCTCGCCTAGCAGAATTCGAAAAAGCGCACAGCCCCGATAGCTGA
- a CDS encoding YifB family Mg chelatase-like AAA ATPase, with the protein MSLAVVYTRAQLGVGAPLVTVETHLSNGLPGFTIVGLPETAVKESKDRVRSALLNSHFDFPQRRITVNLAPADLPKEGGRYDLAIALAILAASEQIPGQALAEYEFVGELGLSGDLRRIRGAIPAAIACGEAKRALVVPRLNSTEAALCRNTEVLVASNLLSVCAHLHKREALETPVKSVAHDAFYPTDMSDVKGQLQARRALEVAASGGHNLLFFGPPGTGKSMLASRLPTIMPPLRESEALEVAAVKSVANQSAASNWLSRPFRSPHHTASAIALVGGGSNPRPGEISLAHNGVLFLDELPEFPRQVLEVLREPLESGHICISRASAQVEYPAKFQLIAAMNPCPCGFNGDATDRCRCTPQQISRYRNKISGPLLDRIDLQVHVGILPLQDLQQKPEGEKSLSIRKRVISTRKIQMARQGKINAELNGKELAKFCQLGEKENQLLATALTRLNLSARAYDRILRVARTLADMANEEHISIAQISEALGYRNLDRGNIEQFPQTHAHDTQGA; encoded by the coding sequence ATGTCACTTGCTGTTGTTTACACACGCGCGCAACTCGGCGTTGGCGCGCCGCTGGTTACCGTGGAAACCCACCTTTCTAATGGGCTACCGGGTTTCACCATTGTTGGCCTGCCTGAAACGGCGGTAAAAGAGAGTAAGGACCGGGTACGATCCGCTCTGCTAAATAGTCATTTCGATTTTCCACAACGAAGAATTACCGTCAACCTCGCCCCCGCTGACCTACCCAAGGAAGGTGGCCGCTATGACCTTGCTATTGCGTTGGCTATTCTTGCTGCTTCTGAGCAAATTCCTGGGCAAGCATTAGCTGAATACGAATTTGTGGGGGAGCTAGGCCTTTCTGGCGACCTGCGGCGCATACGCGGTGCTATCCCTGCGGCCATCGCCTGCGGTGAAGCCAAGCGAGCACTAGTTGTTCCTCGGCTAAATTCAACCGAAGCAGCCCTGTGCCGCAATACCGAGGTGTTGGTTGCCTCTAATCTATTAAGTGTTTGCGCTCACCTACATAAACGCGAGGCCCTGGAGACACCGGTAAAATCCGTTGCCCACGACGCCTTTTACCCTACCGATATGAGCGATGTAAAAGGCCAACTACAGGCCAGACGCGCACTTGAAGTAGCCGCCAGCGGTGGTCACAATTTACTCTTTTTTGGCCCCCCGGGAACCGGCAAATCCATGCTCGCTTCCCGACTACCCACTATTATGCCTCCGCTACGGGAGAGCGAGGCTTTAGAGGTAGCCGCTGTAAAAAGCGTTGCGAATCAATCCGCAGCGAGTAACTGGTTATCGCGACCTTTCCGGTCACCCCACCACACCGCTTCGGCTATTGCGTTAGTTGGTGGTGGCAGTAACCCACGACCTGGGGAAATTTCTCTTGCTCACAACGGTGTTCTATTTTTGGATGAGCTACCGGAATTCCCGCGGCAAGTGTTGGAAGTACTGCGAGAACCACTCGAAAGCGGCCATATTTGTATTTCGCGGGCATCCGCCCAAGTAGAATACCCCGCTAAATTTCAATTAATTGCCGCCATGAATCCCTGCCCTTGCGGATTTAACGGCGACGCTACCGATCGCTGCCGCTGTACACCCCAACAAATTTCCCGCTACCGTAACAAAATATCGGGCCCATTATTAGACCGCATCGACCTGCAGGTACACGTGGGTATCCTGCCACTGCAAGACCTGCAACAGAAACCTGAAGGTGAAAAAAGCTTATCTATTCGCAAGCGTGTTATCAGCACCCGTAAAATTCAGATGGCCCGACAAGGTAAAATTAACGCGGAATTAAACGGTAAAGAGCTAGCAAAGTTCTGCCAACTGGGTGAAAAAGAAAACCAGTTACTTGCGACCGCTCTAACGCGATTAAACCTGTCGGCGCGCGCCTACGATCGTATTTTACGCGTTGCCCGTACGTTGGCCGATATGGCAAACGAAGAACATATTTCAATTGCACAAATTTCCGAGGCCCTAGGCTATCGAAATCTCGACAGAGGTAATATTGAACAATTCCCCCAAACACACGCCCACGACACACAAGGCGCATAG